A window of the Thalassophryne amazonica chromosome 11, fThaAma1.1, whole genome shotgun sequence genome harbors these coding sequences:
- the vgll1 gene encoding transcription cofactor vestigial-like protein 1, with product MADATESPIAVKVEGHSRSVILTYFQGDTGSMVDAHFKRALSKGCKAKAPAAKMKRPNKPFKLEESTTCQKTKTYSEQQVKVLAGHPELSKDPHCSLSFSPAETPQSLWHSFPTRPAEGPALHPITYSLSSEGLGITGHQYTNSLLNLLHSDQTEVGTSVASTSKPELLPSWTVPQGFRDSADPAAGFEPGQRMEKKDLYWY from the exons ATGGCAGATGCAACAGAAAGTCCGATTGCAGTGAAGGTGGAGGGCCACTCTCGTAGTGTCATCCTAACTTACTTCCAAGGTGATACCGGCAGTATGGTGGATGCTCACTTCAAACGGGCCCTCAGCAAAGGCTGCAAGGCCAAAGCACCAGCAGCCAAAATGAAACGGCCCAACAAACCCTTCAAACTGG AAGAATCCACCACTTGTCAGAAGACAAAAACGTATTCAGAGCAGCAGGTGAAAGTTTTAGCTGGACATCCTGAGCTCAGCAAAGATCCTCACTGCAGCCTGAGCTTCAGCCCTGCAGAAACCCCTCAAAGCCTGTGGCATTCGTTCCCCACCAGACCAGCAGAAGGTCCAGCTTTGCATCCTATCACATACTCCCTGTCTTCAGAAGGTTTAGGTATTACTGGACACCAATACACCAATTCCCTGCTCAACCTGCTGCACAGTGACCAGACGGAGGTGGGAACTAGTGTCGCTTCCACCTCCAAACCAGAACTCCTTCCCAGCTGGACAGTTCCTCAAGGGTTTAGAGATTCTGCAGACCCTGCTGCAGGCTTTGAACCTG